A region of the Geomonas subterranea genome:
CCAAGGCGTTGGCTCTCAGGATGTAGTAATTATCTTTGTCCTGAATCCGGAAGATAATCCCGGCAGCCCGGTCGACACTGCCTGAGACGGGTTTGAATCGAGCCGTCGCGACGAAATCAGCGAAAACTTTGTCGCTCAGGGAGAGCGCCGGGTACTGTGCCGATCCCGTTTGGCACAGCACATTTGGCGAACTCGGAGCGCCTGCATCTTTTATAACCTCCCAGGTCCCGCTGAACACCTCGACTCCTGCGGGAACGCCTCCAACCTTATCTGCATCGAAATTCCATCGCAGCGCCTGTCCGGCAGCCCCCCCTTGGCCCCGCGGATACTTCACGGTTGCCTGGGATCTTGTGCAGCCAATCACAAGGGTTGCCACCATCAGAGGAATTATCAAAAGTCTTCTTCTCATCTTGATTCTCCTTCTTTTTTTGCTGCCTGGCCTGAACCGGCTGG
Encoded here:
- a CDS encoding family 16 glycoside hydrolase, whose protein sequence is MRRRLLIIPLMVATLVIGCTRSQATVKYPRGQGGAAGQALRWNFDADKVGGVPAGVEVFSGTWEVIKDAGAPSSPNVLCQTGSAQYPALSLSDKVFADFVATARFKPVSGSVDRAAGIIFRIQDKDNYYILRANALEDNVNLYRYSGGSRSLIKEGSARVPSGNWQELRIEVKGETMRGFLNGALVIETRDDDFKAGRVGLWTKADSVTCFDNVEVTAQ